CGCACCATCCTGGAAGACTACTACCGGCGGAGGGAAGAGTTCAGGTAGTTATCGGTTGTCGGTTGATGGCAAAATGAAAGTGCACCTGATAACCAATATTGTCAGCCAGGCGGGAGAGGGAATTGGAGGCACGGCAACGAGTTGGTAGCCGCAGGCTTTAGCCTGCGTTGTCCTGTGTTGTCATCTATTTCGGCAAGCAATTGCGCCATGGCGCCATTGTAATACTGGCCGCTGGTTCAGCCTTCAGGTTAGCCGCCAGCAATCTGGCGGTGAAAGGGGTGCACTTTCATTTTGCCATCAACCGTTATCAGTTGTCAGGAACGACTCGATAGGAGCGGCTCTCTAGCCGCGATCAAATAGATAGCTCCTCTACAACTTGACATTGACGAGAGGAGCCGGCAGCCCGTGGTTGCTTTATCTCATTGCGATCGAGCTTGCGGCCAGGGCTGCGGCTATAATGCCTGTATAGTCTCTCTCCTTCGCCACCTTTGCCGTGCATCATGCCTCAGAATGTCGCAGCGAGACGCTGCTCCCACAGAATAGAAAATACTGGCAATCCTGTGAGAGCGGCATCTTGCCGCGATCTCGAGATGTCAACTGGCGAATCAATACCAGTGGCCGTAGCCGTGTATCGAAACGAGCTCCATTGCCGCTGAAGCAACCAATAACCAATAACCGATAACCGACACCCCTCACCTTCTTCTCGGCCGATCCGGAAACTTTTCCTGCAATTTTTGCTCTACTACCGGAGGCACCAGGCCGGTGACGCAGCCGCCGGACTCCACCACCTCTTTTATTATTCTCGAGGAGATGTATATCCAGCGGGCCCCGGTCATGAGATAGAGCGTCTCCGGTCTCCTGCTCAGCTTGCGATTCATGAGTGCCATCTGAAACTCGTACTCGAAATCGCTCACAGCCCGCAGTCCACGGAGAATGGCCACGGCTCCAGTGGCCTCCACATAGTCCACCAGCAGTCCCCGAAAGCTCTCCACCTCGATGCGGTGCGGCTCCCGGTGATCAATCAGACTCTGCTTGATGAGTTCGAGCCGTTCCTGGAGCGTCAGCAAGGGTTTCTTGGCGGGGTTCTCTGCCAGGGCGATTATGATCTTGTCGAAGATCTTGAGCCCCCGGTCGAGTATGTCCAGGTGACCATAGGTGATGGGGTCGAATGACCCTGGATAGACAGCAAGTTTCACTGCTACTGCTCTCCTTCCTTGACGCGTTGATAGATACTGACGCTCGCTTGACCGTACCTTTTCACGGTGTGCTGCTGCAAACAGCCATAGGTGGACTCCAGCTGTTCGCCCAGAGCATGTTCGCTCACCACCAGAGCCCTGCGGCTGAGCAGTTCGCCTTTGCCGAGCTCAGCCAGGCACTTCTGTGTCAGGCCGCTGCCGTACGGAGGGTCGAGAAATATCAGATCAAAGAGCCAGCCTCGACGAACGAGCCCTCTCAGCCCCTTGCTGAGATCGTACCTCACAATTGAGCCGTTGGCAGGATTGCCGCAGACGGCCAGATTCTTGCGGAGCACTCGCAGAGAAGCAGTGGGGTAGTCCACAAAGATCACCGAGGCGGCTCCCCGGCTCAATGCTTCCAGGCCCATGGCCCCTGAGCCGGCAAAAAGATCTAGTACTCTGCGATAGCTCAGGTCAGGACCGATTATACTGAAGATGGCCTCTCTTACCCGCGCTGCAGTCGGTCGGAGCTTCCTCCCCCTGCCTGCTGTCAACCGGCGTCCCCGGTATTTCCCTGCTATGATACGCATGCGTCCTGCTGTAGACTGTGGAAGAGCAAGAGGGCTGAGCACACCAGCACCAGGCGTGACACTGTCCAGGTCGAGCAGATGCTGAAAACACCTCCTGAGCCAGATTATTCCCGCAGCCAGGCCGTGCCATCCAAGACAACTGCGATATGGTTCATGCCAGCCACATTATAATAGAGTGTGAAAAAATTATCACGGAATTTTCACAGCGCCGTTGTTCAGCCTCCTGGAGCTTGCTGCCGTTGCCGTGCACCCAGACCGAGAATATCGCAGCGAGACGCTGCTGCCACAGCAGGAAAGGGCAGTGCCAATTCTGTGGGAGAGGCATCTTGCCGCGATCCTTGCCGATTACCACTGATAGATAACCGGTGACCGAAAACTACAGATATTCTTCCACCAGCTTTTCGGCAATCTGCACCGCATTGAGGGCGGCGCCTTTGCGAATGTTGTCTGCAACTATCCAGAGGTCGAGCCCCATTGGCGTGGAGATGTCCTCCCGGATGCGGCCCACGAAGGTCTCATCCGTGCCAGCCGCCAGAATGGGCATGGGATAGAGCTTCTCACCGGGGTTGTCCACAACGCGCACTCCTGGAGCCTGAAAGAGGAGCACTCTTGCTTCCCTGGCACTGAGCCTGCGCTTCATCTGGATGTTCACCGCCTCTGCATGGCCGTAGAATACCGGCACCCTCACAGTGGTGGCGGTTATCCTGATTTCCTGGTCCTCCAGGATCTTGCGGGTTTCGTGGACCATCTTCATTTCTTCCTCTGTGTAGCCGTTTTCCAGGAAGGCGCCGATGTGGGGGAAGCAATTGAAGGCGATCTGGTAGGGATATACCTCTGGGGTGTGCTCCTGAAAGCTCAGGAGGCTCCTGGTCTGTTCCTCCAGTTCGGTCATGGCTCGCTTGCCGGTGCCGGAGACTGCCTGATATGTGGAGATGACCAGCCGTTCGATGCCGGCGGCGTCATAGATTGGCTTGAGAACTACCACCATCTGTATGGTGGAGCAATTGGGGTTGGCGATGATGCCCTTGTTGCGGTGGTCAGCTATGGCGTGCGCATTGACCTCCGGCACCACCAGGGGGACCTCAGGGTCCATGCGCCAGGCGCTGGAATTGTCTATGACGACGCAGCCGGCGCTGGCCGCGGCCGGTGCAAAACGCCTGCTCGGAGAAGCGCCTGCAGAGAAAAGAGCAATCTGCACACCTGCGAAAGAATCCTCGCGCAGTTCCTCCACAGTGATGCTTTCTCCCTGGAATTCCATGGTACTGCCAGCGGAGCGGCTGGATGCCAGCAGCTTCAAAGAGGCTACTGGAAACTGCCGCTCTTCGAGAATCTTTACCATCTCATTGCCCACGGCACCAGTGGCGCCAGCTACTGCCACATGATATCCTTTCTCCATAAGTGTCACCTCTTCCCTGTATTGACAAGGCCGCGGCAGCCAGCTGCCAGCGGCAGACAATGATCAGCCTTGCCACTCTGCCTGAAGAGCCGCCAGGATCCTTTGCGGGCAATCCAGGAAACACTAGCGACTCTTAGCAGGTTGGCCTGTTCGAGTCAAGGCTGGGAAAGAGGCGGGTTGTCAATAACGGCCCACCCTGGTATAGATACTGGAGCCTGCGGGCCCGCCAACTTGCTGCCACTGGGAGCAGTTCAGCATGCTGGAGGAGGGCAAGAATGCCGGCGTATTACGGCGGCAGGTTCGAGCAGGGCGGAAGTTGTTTCTGGAGACCATGGATTTCTGTGGCAGAGGAGGGGAGAGGAGACCATGTTCTCAATAAGCGAGGTGATTGATCTGGCTGTGCGGATCGAGGAAAACGCAGAAAAGTATTACCTGGAAGCAGCAGAAAAAATGGCAGATTCCACCCTGAGCAAACTTCTGCTTCAGCTGGCGGAACAGGAGAGAGAGCATGTGGCCTGGTTCTTGCGTCTGAAAGAAGAAACAGCCGCCAAGGGTGTCCAGGATCTTGCAGAGGATGAAGCAGGAGGGCTGCAGCAGTTTCTCGGAGATCAGAAATTTTCTCTCGGTGATACTGACCTCAGTCGTTTGCAGTCTATTGACGATATTCTGGCCGTGGCCATCGAGTTCGAACAGGACACCATCCTGTTTTATTCCATGCTCGGGTCCTTTATCGAAACTGCTGCAACCTCAGAGGCTCTCGAAAAGATCATTGCCGAAGAGGAGCGCCACATAGAGCTGTTGGAAGAACACAGGTCCGGCAAGTGATGGCGGCTCTGCGCCTTTCCAGAAAAGCCATGTTTTTGCAAGCCCCTGCTGGTGCCAGTCACAGATGCACAAGGCGCTGTCCGAGAGAGGAATTCGTCGAAAGGAGCACATGGCATCCTGATGGACATCAAGGAAGATGAAAACATAGAGAGAATTGCCGCCGAGGACAGAGAGTTCATTCTCATAGGCACGGCACATGTGTCCAGAGAAAGTGCTGACCTGGTGGGCAGAGTGATCGAGGACGAGAAGCCCGACGTGGTGTGCGTGGAATTGTGCCAGACCAGGTTTCAGGCCCTCAAAGACAAGAACCGCTGGCAGCAGACCGATCTGATCAAAGTGATCAAGGAAAGAAAGGCGTTCTTGCTGCTGCTGAACCTCATGCTGGCGCACTTGCAGCGGAAAATTGGCAGCAATCTCGGCATCAGGCCTGGTGAAGAGATGGTGCGCGCCATCGAAGCAGCAGAGAAAGAGGGAATTCCCGTGAGGCTGGTGGACCGGGAGATACGAATTACCCTCTCCCGAGCCTGGCGGTTGATGAAGCTGTGGACAAAAATCAAGATCATGGCGCAGCTCATAGCCTCGGGTGGTGAACTGGGTTCGCTCACTGAGGCTGACATCGAGGAGCTGAAGAAGCGCGACGTGCTCGAGACAGTGCTGGCAGAGGTGGGCGCCGCCCTGCCGGAAGTGCGACGAGTGTTGATTGATGAAAGAGATCAGTATCTTGCTCACGAGATACGCACGGCACCAGGGAAAAAGGTTGTGGCGGTAGTGGGTGCCGGCCACCTCCCGGGGATTCGCAAGAACTGGGATTCCCAGGTGGACATTGACCTTCTCAATGAGATTCCACCAAAGGGAAAACTGGCCAGTGTTCTGAAATGGGCGATACCTGGTCTCATCATCGCCATGATAATTCTCGGCTTCTTTGTTTCTGGGGCCAAGGCAGGCACCCAGATGATCAAGTGGTGGGTGCTGGCCAACGCTGTGCTGGCCGGCCTGGGAGCAGCAGTTGCCCTGGCGCATCCCCTCACTGTACTGGCGGCAGTGGTGGCATCACCCCTTACCTCCCTCAACCCCATGGTGGCGGCCGGCTGGGTGTCAGGCCTGGTGGAGGCCTTTCTGGGAAAGCCAAAAGTCAAGGATTTCGAGACCCTGCCGGAAGACATCGTTTCAGTAAAAGGCTTCTGGCGAAACAAGATAACCAGGATCCTCCTGGTGGTTGTTTTCACCAACATAGGCAGTTCCCTGGGCACCTTTGTGGCCATCCCGCTCATGATGCGGGTTTTCAGTTAGGCTTCTGTTGTGGTTAAGATTAAGACCGTTGGGCCAGGGGAAGACTCGCAGCACAAAGAGTGGTTTGCGAGTTGCCGGTTATCAGTTATCAGGGCAAATGAGGCGGTAGGAGCGGTTCTCTAACCGCGATCCAATAAGATAGCCCTCTCCAATTTACCCTTGCGGTTGGAGCGTGGCAGCCTGTGGCATCGGCGTCCTGCCGCGATACCCACGTGGTCAGGGCTACGGTCACGATGCCCGTATCGTTTGACGGCAACGGCGCTGCGCGGTTCAGGCCTTTTACATCTAACTTTGCACTTCTTGGTTTCTGTCTTGCGCTCTGAGCCATGTGCCCTTTCCGAATAACCATAACCAATAACTGATAACCCCATGCCCCTCCCGTCCTGAGCCTGTCGAAGGATGCCCTATGCTCTTGCCAGGGCTACGGCCATTCTCTCCAGGGCTGCTGTCAGGGTCGATCTTGGGCAGGCGAAGTTGAGGCGCATGAAGCCGGGTCCGCCGAAGTCTTCCCCTGCTGACAGGCCCACTCCGGCTTTCTCGAAAAACAGTGTTGGCTGGCGCAGACCGCTGGGTCTGGCGTCGATCCAGGCCAGGTAGGTAGCCTGCAC
This DNA window, taken from Deltaproteobacteria bacterium, encodes the following:
- a CDS encoding ferritin family protein; this translates as MFSISEVIDLAVRIEENAEKYYLEAAEKMADSTLSKLLLQLAEQEREHVAWFLRLKEETAAKGVQDLAEDEAGGLQQFLGDQKFSLGDTDLSRLQSIDDILAVAIEFEQDTILFYSMLGSFIETAATSEALEKIIAEEERHIELLEEHRSGK
- a CDS encoding TraB/GumN family protein, translated to MDIKEDENIERIAAEDREFILIGTAHVSRESADLVGRVIEDEKPDVVCVELCQTRFQALKDKNRWQQTDLIKVIKERKAFLLLLNLMLAHLQRKIGSNLGIRPGEEMVRAIEAAEKEGIPVRLVDREIRITLSRAWRLMKLWTKIKIMAQLIASGGELGSLTEADIEELKKRDVLETVLAEVGAALPEVRRVLIDERDQYLAHEIRTAPGKKVVAVVGAGHLPGIRKNWDSQVDIDLLNEIPPKGKLASVLKWAIPGLIIAMIILGFFVSGAKAGTQMIKWWVLANAVLAGLGAAVALAHPLTVLAAVVASPLTSLNPMVAAGWVSGLVEAFLGKPKVKDFETLPEDIVSVKGFWRNKITRILLVVVFTNIGSSLGTFVAIPLMMRVFS
- the rsmD gene encoding 16S rRNA (guanine(966)-N(2))-methyltransferase RsmD, with the protein product MRIIAGKYRGRRLTAGRGRKLRPTAARVREAIFSIIGPDLSYRRVLDLFAGSGAMGLEALSRGAASVIFVDYPTASLRVLRKNLAVCGNPANGSIVRYDLSKGLRGLVRRGWLFDLIFLDPPYGSGLTQKCLAELGKGELLSRRALVVSEHALGEQLESTYGCLQQHTVKRYGQASVSIYQRVKEGEQ
- the coaD gene encoding pantetheine-phosphate adenylyltransferase encodes the protein MKLAVYPGSFDPITYGHLDILDRGLKIFDKIIIALAENPAKKPLLTLQERLELIKQSLIDHREPHRIEVESFRGLLVDYVEATGAVAILRGLRAVSDFEYEFQMALMNRKLSRRPETLYLMTGARWIYISSRIIKEVVESGGCVTGLVPPVVEQKLQEKFPDRPRRR
- a CDS encoding aspartate-semialdehyde dehydrogenase → MEKGYHVAVAGATGAVGNEMVKILEERQFPVASLKLLASSRSAGSTMEFQGESITVEELREDSFAGVQIALFSAGASPSRRFAPAAASAGCVVIDNSSAWRMDPEVPLVVPEVNAHAIADHRNKGIIANPNCSTIQMVVVLKPIYDAAGIERLVISTYQAVSGTGKRAMTELEEQTRSLLSFQEHTPEVYPYQIAFNCFPHIGAFLENGYTEEEMKMVHETRKILEDQEIRITATTVRVPVFYGHAEAVNIQMKRRLSAREARVLLFQAPGVRVVDNPGEKLYPMPILAAGTDETFVGRIREDISTPMGLDLWIVADNIRKGAALNAVQIAEKLVEEYL